In a single window of the Salvelinus alpinus chromosome 15, SLU_Salpinus.1, whole genome shotgun sequence genome:
- the LOC139540531 gene encoding LIM/homeobox protein Lhx8-like, with protein MIMSSLIKKSIYLISGSGMNLEGMMPTEQQVNQPRPSKRARTSFTADQLQVMQAQFAQDNNPNAQTLQKLAEQTGLSRRVIQVWFQNCRARHKKHVSTNHSSATLLSSLQPGCHSQPTPAPEERQYTAYSTPEGSMLTALHSYIDVHSPQSKLFQPLLSLHTMTSQPVRHA; from the exons ATGATTATGAGCTCATTAATTAAGAAGAGCATTTATCTCATTTCAGGAAGTGGTATGAACCTAGAGGGGATGATGCCAACAGAACAGCAAGTGAATCAGCCCAGGCCGTCGAAGAGAGCGCGCACCAGCTTCACCGCTGACCAATTACAG GTGATGCAGGCCCAGTTTGCCCAGGACAACAACCCGAATGCCCAGACCCTGCAGAAGTTGGCAGAGCAGACAGGCCTGAGTAGGAGAGTCATACAG GTTTGGTTCCAGAACTGCAGAGCACGCCATAAGAAGCATGTGAGCACCAACCACTCCTCAGCCACGCTGTTGTCCTCCCTGCAGCCCGGCTGCCACTCCCAGCCCACCCCAGCCCCAGAAGAGCGGCAGTACACAGCCTACAGCACCCCAGAGGGATCCATGCTCACTGCTCTGCACTCCTACATAGATG TGCACTCTCCTCAGTCTAAGCTGTTCCAGCCCCTGCTGTCCCTCCACACCATGACCTCCCAGCCTGTGAGACACGCTTga